The following coding sequences lie in one Arachis ipaensis cultivar K30076 chromosome B05, Araip1.1, whole genome shotgun sequence genomic window:
- the LOC107643945 gene encoding probable alpha,alpha-trehalose-phosphate synthase [UDP-forming] 9, whose product MVARSYTNLLDLASGNILNTPQTPRALPRVMTVPGVISDVESKQSSEDSFQSEQRQKIIIVSSFLPLDAKKDKSSGKWSFSYDKDSIFWQLKDGLPPEVDVVYVGSLTVDVDASEQEQVSNQLLEEFKCVPTFLPSEIEDQFYNGFCKQHLWPLFHYMLPMYPGYSNRFDRTLWQAYVSANKIFANKVTEVINPDIDYVWVHDYQLMVLPTFLRKRYSRIKLGFFLHSPFPTSEIYRTLPVRGEILKALLNADLIGFHTFDYARHFLSCCSRMLGLEYESKRGYIGLEYLGRTIYVKILPAGIHMGRLQSVLDHTSSTTKAREIYEQFKGKQLIVGVDDMDIFKGISLKLLALEQLLEEYPTLRGKLVMVQILNPLRGSSKDIEDAKEEAYITANRINQTFGFQGYEPVIIIDRHVPFYEKAAYYAMAECCIVNALRDGMNLVPYKYIVCRQGSPKMDEALEIDHDSERTSALVVSEFIGCSPSLSGAIRVNPWDISAVADALYSAVTMSNAEKILRHEKHYRYVSSHDVAYWAKSFEQDLVMSCKDHRSKNHWGLGFGLNYRVLSLSPNFRKLSDGHIVSAYKRTSHRAIFLDYDGTVVPQSSIDKSPSPQVISVLNDLCSDPKNTVFIVSGRGKSSLGDWFDQCKNLGIAAEHGYFIRWGNKSSWEMSHISTDFAWKKIAEPVMRSYTEATDGSYIETKESALVWHYYDADPNFGSWQAMELLDHLESVLANEPVVVKKGQHIVEVMHQGITKGLVAQDVLSKLASAGKSPDFVLCIGDDRSDENMFEAILTKSYNANTSAAPEIFACTVGQKPSKARYYLDDTAEVTMLLEALSTASEPLTAFSAEAPPQNEKSCFENIGHVPDLV is encoded by the exons ATGGTGGCAAGATCATACACCAATTTGTTGGACTTAGCGTCAGGGAATATTTTAAACACCCCTCAAACTCCAAGAGCACTTCCGCGAGTTATGACTGTTCCCGGAGTTATCTCTGACGTAGAAAGCAAGCAAAGCAGTGAGGATTCTTTCCAGTCGGAACAGCGTCAGAAGATAATTATTGTATCAAGTTTTCTTCCTCTTGATGCTAAGAAGGATAAGTCTTCTGGAAAATGGAGTTTCAGTTATGACAAGGACTCAATTTTTTGGCAGTTAAAAGATGGTCTCCCTCCTGAAGTTGATGTTGTTTATGTGGGATCTCTGACGGTTGATGTTGATGCTAGTGAGCAAGAGCAAGTTTCTAATCAGTTGCTGGAGGAATTCAAGTGTGTGCCTACTTTTCTTCCTTCCGAAATCGAGGATCAGTTCTATAATGGATTCTGCAAGCAACATTTATGGCCTCTATTCCATTACATGCTGCCAATGTATCCAGGTTATAGCAATCGCTTCGATAGGACACTGTGGCAGGCTTATGTTTCTGCCAATAAGATATTTGCAAATAAAGTCACAGAGGTAATTAACCCGGACATAGATTATGTTTGGGTTCATGATTACCAATTAATGGTTCTTCCAACATTCCTGCGAAAGCGTTACAGCAGGATCAAGCTTGGTTTCTTCTTGCATAGTCCCTTTCCTACATCCGAGATATATCGAACTCTGCCGGTCAGAGGTGAAATTTTGAAAGCTCTGCTAAATGCAGATTTAATTGGTTTTCACACATTTGATTATGCTCGCCATTTTCTCTCCTGCTGCAGTCGAATGCTTGGCTTGGAATACGAGTCCAAGAGGGGCTACATTGGGCTCGAGTACTTGGGCCGAACAATATACGTCAAAATATTACCTGCTGGGATTCATATGGGAAGACTTCAATCTGTCTTAGACCATACTTCTTCTACTACCAAAGCAAGAGAAATCTATGAACAATTCAAGGGGAAACAACTTATTGTTGGTGTTGATGATATGGACATATTTAAAGGTATAAGTTTAAAGCTCTTGGCCCTTGAACAACTCCTGGAGGAATATCCGACACTTCGTGGCAAATTGGTCATGGTCCAAATCTTGAATCCACTGAGGGGTTCTAGCAAGGATATTGAGGATGCAAAGGAGGAGGCATACATCACTGCTAACAGGATAAATCAAACTTTTGGTTTTCAAGGTTATGAACCTGTCATCATCATCGATCGCCATGTTCCTTTCTATGAGAAGGCAGCCTATTATGCTATGGCAGAATGTTGCATTGTGAATGCGTTGCGCGACGGAATGAACTTGGTTCCGTACAAGTACATTGTCTGCAGGCAGGGAAGTCCTAAAATGGATGAAGCTTTAGAAATCGACCATGATTCTGAGAGGACGAGTGCACTTGTTGTTTCTGAGTTTATAGGTTGCTCCCCATCTCTCAGTGGAGCAATCAGGGTGAATCCATGGGACATTAGTGCTGTAGCTGATGCTCTATATTCGGCTGTTACAATGTCTAATGCAGAGAAAATTTTGCGGCATGAGAAGCACTATAGATATGTTAGTTCTCATGATGTGGCTTACTGGGctaaaagttttgaacaagatctTGTGATGTCATGCAAGGATCACCGTAGTAAGAACCATTGGGGCCTCGGCTTCGGCCTGAATTATCGAGTCTTGTCCCTCTCTCCCAATTTCAGGAAGCTTTCGGATGGCCACATTGTCTCTGCATATAAACGTACAAGTCACAGGGCAATCTTTTTGGATTATGATGGCACAGTTGTACCTCAATCTTCCATTGATAAATCACCCAGCCCTCAGGTTATATCGGTGCTGAATGATCTTTGCAGTGATCCTAAGAATACAGTGTTTATTGTCAGTGGCCGCGGGAAATCCTCATTGGGTGATTGGTTTGATCAATGCAAGAATCTTGGTATCGCAGCTGAACATGGCTATTTTATCAG GTGGGGTAACAAGTCAAGCTGGGAAATGAGCCACATAAGCACAGATTTTGCTTGGAAAAAGATTGCTGAACCTGTGATGAGGTCGTATACCGAAGCCACTGATGGCTCGTATATAGAGACCAAAGAGAGTGCCTTGGTGTGGCATTACTATGATGCCGACCCGAATTTTGGATCTTGGCAAGCCATGGAGCTTTTGGATCACCTGGAGAGTGTTCTTGCAAATGAGCCTGTGGTTGTTAAGAAGGGACAGCATATTGTTGAAGTCATGCATCAG GGAATTACAAAAGGGCTAGTTGCACAAGACGTGCTGTCTAAGCTAGCCAGTGCTGGAAAATCCCCAGATTTTGTGCTGTGCATTGGGGATGACAGATCCGACGAGAACATGTTTGAGGCCATATTAACCAAATCTTATAATGCAAACACCTCTGCAGCACCAGAAATCTTTGCATGTACCGTCGGGCAGAAACCAAGCAAGGCGAGGTACTACCTAGATGATACGGCCGAGGTGACGATGCTACTTGAAGCTCTTAGTACTGCTTCAGAGCCTCTAACAGCATTTTCTGCAGAAGCTCCTCCTCAAAATGAAAAATCTTGCTTTGAGAATATTGGTCACGTGCCTGATTTAGTGTGA